A stretch of the Acyrthosiphon pisum isolate AL4f chromosome A2, pea_aphid_22Mar2018_4r6ur, whole genome shotgun sequence genome encodes the following:
- the LOC115034065 gene encoding uncharacterized protein LOC115034065, translated as MSPIGESYYLAQKRLIHLESRHSKSTEYRQYYNGTMQDYLDLSHMSYVDTTKVIDNTSFYIPHHSVVKPESMTTKLHVVYDASARSSNGKSLNDYLFMRPKLQQDPPGIILRFRWHAMCLGRYQAEVPADCCHSET; from the exons ATGTCTCCTATTGGAGAATCATACTATCTAGCCCAAAAACGTCTCATACATCTGGAATCTAGGCACTCAAAATCCACGGAATACAGACAGTATTATAACGGGACTATGCAagattatttagatttaagcCACATGAGTTATGTAGACACCACTAAGGTAATTGATAATACATCATTTTACATACCACACCACAGTGTAGTGAAACCAGAAAGTATGACTACCAAGCTCCATGTTGTTTACGATGCGTCAGCCCGATCTTCAAATGGGAAATCGCTAAATGATTACTTATTTATGAGGCCCAAACTCCAACAGGATCCACCAGGAATCATTTTAC GGTTTCGTTGGCACGCAATGTGTTTAGGCCGATATCAAGCAGAAGTTCCGGCAGATTGTTGTCACTCCGAAACATAG
- the LOC115034064 gene encoding uncharacterized protein LOC115034064, whose translation MNIDIVPCIHRGILLNINNFIYKKNKDLLRKTDGKHVFYWICVNKCGAKIRTVETNEKKNELDKNSTFFPDQHCHAPDPIGLEIYQKSINECSTIVASHASKNSVQQLVKRQRRNVEIYKEPKSIDEICLAPTMCQTLKGELFLIKKKEKLLLFTTNDNCKYLSESICWLADGTFKACPQIFEQMYVIHGSIKSINIL comes from the exons atgaatattgatattGTACCTTGCATCCACCgaggaatattattaaatataaataatttcatatataaaaaaaacaaagatttaTTACGTAAAACTGACGGCAAACACgtattttattggatttgtGTTAATAAATGTGGTGCAAAAATTCGAACTGTGgagacaaatgaaaaaaaaaatgaactagaTAAAAATTCAACGTTTTTTCCGGATCAACACTGTCATGCTCCCGATCCTATAGGCTTGgaa ATCTATCAGAAATCTATTAACGAGTGTTCGACAATTGTTGCTTCCCATGCGAGTAAGAATTCAGTTCAACAATTAGTAAAACGTCAAAGACGCAATGTAGAAATCTACAAAGAACCAAAATCCATTGATGAAATATGCCTAGCCCCAACAATGTGTCAAACACTAAagggtgaattatttttaattaaaaaaaaagaaaaattgctATTGTTTACGACGAATgataactgtaaatatttaagcGAATCTATTTGCTGGTTAGCAGATGGAACATTCAAGGCTTGCCCTCAAATTTTCGAACAAATGTATGTTATTCACGGatcaattaaatcaattaatattttataa
- the LOC107884293 gene encoding uncharacterized protein LOC107884293 isoform X1: MKKKHELDKNSTFFPDQHCHAPDPIGLEVRKIKEKIKMNAKNSIEDKPLQMYQKSINECSTIVASHVSKNSVQQLVKRQRRNVEIYKEPKSIDEICLAPTMCQTLKDGTFKACPQIFEQMYVIHGSIKSINIL, translated from the exons atgaaaaaaaaacatgaactaGATAAAAATTCAACGTTTTTTCCGGATCAACACTGTCATGCTCCCGATCCTATAGGCTTGgaagtaagaaaaataaaagaaaaaattaaaatgaatgcgAAAAATTCAATCGAAGATAAACCATTACAGATGTATCAGAAATCTATTAACGAGTGTTCGACAATTGTTGCTTCCCATGTGAGTAAGAATTCAGTTCAACAATTAGTAAAACGTCAAAGACGCAATGTAGAAATCTACAAAGAACCAAAATCCATTGATGAAATATGCCTAGCCCCAACAATGTGTCAAACACTAAagg ATGGAACATTCAAGGCTTGCCCTCAAATTTTCGAACAAATGTATGTTATTCACGGatcaattaaatcaattaatattttataa
- the LOC107884293 gene encoding uncharacterized protein LOC107884293 isoform X2 — MKKKHELDKNSTFFPDQHCHAPDPIGLEMYQKSINECSTIVASHVSKNSVQQLVKRQRRNVEIYKEPKSIDEICLAPTMCQTLKDGTFKACPQIFEQMYVIHGSIKSINIL, encoded by the exons atgaaaaaaaaacatgaactaGATAAAAATTCAACGTTTTTTCCGGATCAACACTGTCATGCTCCCGATCCTATAGGCTTGgaa ATGTATCAGAAATCTATTAACGAGTGTTCGACAATTGTTGCTTCCCATGTGAGTAAGAATTCAGTTCAACAATTAGTAAAACGTCAAAGACGCAATGTAGAAATCTACAAAGAACCAAAATCCATTGATGAAATATGCCTAGCCCCAACAATGTGTCAAACACTAAagg ATGGAACATTCAAGGCTTGCCCTCAAATTTTCGAACAAATGTATGTTATTCACGGatcaattaaatcaattaatattttataa